The following coding sequences are from one Zalophus californianus isolate mZalCal1 chromosome 5, mZalCal1.pri.v2, whole genome shotgun sequence window:
- the LOC113929040 gene encoding tubulin polyglutamylase complex subunit 2-like isoform X1, with amino-acid sequence MISSWEQKNNCVLPEDVKNFYLMTNGFHMTWSVKLDEHTIPLGSMAINSIAKLTQLNQSSMYSLPNAPTLADLEDDALEASENQPEKPHFDSRSVIFELDPCNGNGKVCLVYKRGKPALAQDAEIWFLDRVLYWHFLTDSFTAYYRLLITHLGLPQWQYAFTSYGISPQAKQWFNMYKPITYNTDLLAEETNCFVNKLDPSKVFKSKNKTLIPKKKGPVQPAGGQKGPPGPPSTSKSSSSPGNPVRK; translated from the coding sequence ATGATTTCTTCATGGGAACAAAAAAATAACTGTGTGCTACCTGAGGATGTGAAGAATTTTTACCTGATGACCAATGGCTTCCACATGACATGGAGTGTGAAGCTGGATGAGCACACCATTCCATTGGGCAGCATGGCAATTAACAGCATCGCAAAACTGACTCAACTCAACCAGTCTTCCATGTATTCACTCCCAAATGCACCAACTCTGGCAGACCTGGAGGATGATGCACTTGAAGCCAGTGAGAACCAGCCAGAGAAGCCTCACTTTGATTCTCGCAGTGTGATATTTGAGCTGGATCCTTGCAATGGGAATGGGAAGGTTTGCCTTGTCTACAAAAGAGGGAAACCAGCATTAGCGCAAGACGCTGAGATCTGGTTCCTGGACAGAGTGTTATACTGGCATTTTCTCACCGATTCCTTCACTGCTTACTATCGCCTGCTCATCACGCACCTGGGCCTGCCACAGTGGCAGTACGCCTTCACCAGCTATGGCATTAGCCCACAGGCCAAGCAGTGGTTCAACATGTATAAACCCATCACCTACAACACAGACCTACTTGCAGAAGAGACCAACTGCTTCGTGAACAAGCTGGATCCCAGCAAAGTGTTCAAGAGCAAGAACAAGACCTTAATCCCCAAAAAGAAAGGGCCAGTCCAGCCTGCAGGTGGCCAGAAAGGGCCCCCAGGTCCTCCCTCCACCTCTAAATCCTCTTCTAGCCCTGGAAACCCTGTCCGGAAATGA
- the LOC113929040 gene encoding tubulin polyglutamylase complex subunit 2-like isoform X3 → MISSWEQKNNCVLPEDVKNFYLMTNGFHMTWSVKLDASENQPEKPHFDSRSVIFELDPCNGNGKVCLVYKRGKPALAQDAEIWFLDRVLYWHFLTDSFTAYYRLLITHLGLPQWQYAFTSYGISPQAKQWFNMYKPITYNTDLLAEETNCFVNKLDPSKVFKSKNKTLIPKKKGPVQPAGGQKGPPGPPSTSKSSSSPGNPVRK, encoded by the exons ATGATTTCTTCATGGGAACAAAAAAATAACTGTGTGCTACCTGAGGATGTGAAGAATTTTTACCTGATGACCAATGGCTTCCACATGACATGGAGTGTGAAGCTGGAT GCCAGTGAGAACCAGCCAGAGAAGCCTCACTTTGATTCTCGCAGTGTGATATTTGAGCTGGATCCTTGCAATGGGAATGGGAAGGTTTGCCTTGTCTACAAAAGAGGGAAACCAGCATTAGCGCAAGACGCTGAGATCTGGTTCCTGGACAGAGTGTTATACTGGCATTTTCTCACCGATTCCTTCACTGCTTACTATCGCCTGCTCATCACGCACCTGGGCCTGCCACAGTGGCAGTACGCCTTCACCAGCTATGGCATTAGCCCACAGGCCAAGCAGTGGTTCAACATGTATAAACCCATCACCTACAACACAGACCTACTTGCAGAAGAGACCAACTGCTTCGTGAACAAGCTGGATCCCAGCAAAGTGTTCAAGAGCAAGAACAAGACCTTAATCCCCAAAAAGAAAGGGCCAGTCCAGCCTGCAGGTGGCCAGAAAGGGCCCCCAGGTCCTCCCTCCACCTCTAAATCCTCTTCTAGCCCTGGAAACCCTGTCCGGAAATGA
- the LOC113929040 gene encoding tubulin polyglutamylase complex subunit 2-like isoform X2 — translation MISSWEQKNNCVLPEDVKNFYLMTNGFHMTWSVKLDDLEDDALEASENQPEKPHFDSRSVIFELDPCNGNGKVCLVYKRGKPALAQDAEIWFLDRVLYWHFLTDSFTAYYRLLITHLGLPQWQYAFTSYGISPQAKQWFNMYKPITYNTDLLAEETNCFVNKLDPSKVFKSKNKTLIPKKKGPVQPAGGQKGPPGPPSTSKSSSSPGNPVRK, via the exons ATGATTTCTTCATGGGAACAAAAAAATAACTGTGTGCTACCTGAGGATGTGAAGAATTTTTACCTGATGACCAATGGCTTCCACATGACATGGAGTGTGAAGCTGGAT GACCTGGAGGATGATGCACTTGAAGCCAGTGAGAACCAGCCAGAGAAGCCTCACTTTGATTCTCGCAGTGTGATATTTGAGCTGGATCCTTGCAATGGGAATGGGAAGGTTTGCCTTGTCTACAAAAGAGGGAAACCAGCATTAGCGCAAGACGCTGAGATCTGGTTCCTGGACAGAGTGTTATACTGGCATTTTCTCACCGATTCCTTCACTGCTTACTATCGCCTGCTCATCACGCACCTGGGCCTGCCACAGTGGCAGTACGCCTTCACCAGCTATGGCATTAGCCCACAGGCCAAGCAGTGGTTCAACATGTATAAACCCATCACCTACAACACAGACCTACTTGCAGAAGAGACCAACTGCTTCGTGAACAAGCTGGATCCCAGCAAAGTGTTCAAGAGCAAGAACAAGACCTTAATCCCCAAAAAGAAAGGGCCAGTCCAGCCTGCAGGTGGCCAGAAAGGGCCCCCAGGTCCTCCCTCCACCTCTAAATCCTCTTCTAGCCCTGGAAACCCTGTCCGGAAATGA